The sequence TGCGGCGAAGTTTACCGGCGATTTAACTTTTCCCCATCTCCTTGAAGCGAAAGTTCTGCGCAGTCCGCTGCCGCACGCGGAAATTATTTCCATCGACGCCAGCAAAGCTGAAGCACTGCCTGGCGTGATCGCGGTGCTGACACGCGACGATCTCCATGACATCGATCCCTACTATGGCAACTGTCTGCGCGACCGCGCCGTGGTGGCGACGGATCGCGTGCGTTTTGTCGGCGAACCGGTGACGGTTGTCGCCGCGGAAGATGCGCTGATTGCTGAAGCAGCCTTGGCGCTGATCGAAGTTCAATACAAAGAGCTGCCATGCATCGCCGACATCGACGCCGCCCTCGCCGAAGGCGCGCCGCTGGTCCATGAACACCAGGCTGGGAGCGGCGAGTTTCACGATGTCGCGGGAGTCGGGGAACAATTCGGCGGTAATATTTGTCACCGCGAACGTTTCACCAAAGGCGATCCCGACAAAGCGTTTGCCGACGCCGACGAGATTGTCGATGAGACGTTCGAGTTTCCGATGGTCTATCAGTACGCCATGGAACCGCACAGCGCGGTGGCGCGGGTCACGCGCGACGGCATTACGCTGTGGAGTTCGTCGGCCCATCCCTTTTTGGTGCGCTCCGAGTTGGCGCATATGTTCGGCTATCCCCACGCCAAAGTTGCAGTGATTGTGCCCTACGTCGGCGGCGCTTATGGCAGCAAGTCCTATTTCAAGATCGAACCTCTCGCCGTCGCCATCGCGCGCAAGTGCGGCGGTCGACCGGTGCGGGTGGTGCAAAGCGTCGCCGAATCGATGTTGACCACCCGGCGCCACTCGGCGCGGGTTCGCATGAAGACCGGTATTAAACGCGACGGCACTTTGGTGGCACGCGAAGCGCAGGTGCTGATGGACACCGGCGCCTACACCGACAACGGCCCGCGCGTCGCCAAGCGCGCGATTAGCCGAATGATCGGTCCGTATAAGTTAGCCCACTGCAAAGTCGACGTGTTGGCGCTTTACACCAATACCGTTCCCGCCGGTTCCATGCGTTCCATCGCCGGGCCGCAATGCATCTGGGCGCTGGAATCGCACATGGATTCCATCGCTGCGCGCGTCGGCGTCGATCCGATGGAGTATCGCCTGCGTTATCTGCTTGATCGTGGCGCCGTGCTTAAGCCCGGCGCCACCACGATCGATGCCGACTTGCGTGCAGGTACGAAAGCCGCAATGGCGTCGCTCAATTGGCAAAACGGCGCAGCCGGTGTCGCCGTCGGCGTGTCCGACTCGGAAGCGATGCCGGTGTCGGTGGCGTTGATTCGCCTGCTCGCCGACGGCAGCGTGATCTTGCTCGCCGGCACGACGGAGGTAGGGCAGGGCGCGCGCACGATTCTCAGTCAAATCGTCGCCCAAGAATTGTCGATGCCGATGAGCAAAATCACCATGCGCGGCACCGACACATTGAACACTCCTTTCGACCGCTCCACCGGCGCCAGCCGTTCGACCACGGTGATGGGCAGCGCCGTCAAAGCCGCGGCGGAAGATTTGCGCAAGCAATTAATCGCCGCCGCCGCGGAAGCGTTTAAAACGCCCGCGAACACGATCACGATCGCGAACGGCCACGCAGGCAGCGGCGATCAATCGCTCACCTACGGTCAAGTCGTCAGCAAGTTCTTCGGCATGCCCGGCGGCGAACTTATCGGCCGTGGTTACATGCGGCCGGATGGCGCGCTGGGAAAAACTTTCCCATTGTTTTGGGAAACCGGCATGGGCGCGGCAGAGATTTCGGTCGACGCTGAAACCGGCAAGATTGAAATCGAGCGTTACGTCACCGTCGCTGACGTTGGCAAGGCGATTCATCCGCAACAAGCCGAAGGACAGGACGAAGGCGCGGCGATGCAGGGCCTCGGTCACAGTTTGTTCGAGTCGCTCGAATTCGACAACGGCCAGCCGCTCAACGCTAACTTGGTCGATTATCGTCTGCCACGCTTCACCGACCTACCGCGCCATTTCGAATCGGCGCTGATCGAAAATCACGACGGCCCCGGCCCCTATGGCGCGAAAGGGATGGGCGAATCTGGTATAGTGTCGATCGCACCGGCCATCGGCAACGCGCTCTATCGCGCCACCGGCGCGCGGGTGCGCGATTTGCCGCTGACTCCCGAGCGGGTGTGGCGCGCACTCAAGAAGAAAACCTCGGAAATCTAACCGACCGACTTATTTGCAAGGAGCGTTCAGATGAAATCGAAACTGTTGGCGGTCGCTGTCGCGTTGTTGGGGTTGAGTTCTCTGGCACAGCCTTCGCAGGCGAAGATCGTGGTCGGCTTGTCGTCGGTCAACATCGCATTCCTGCCCATCTATGTTTCGCAAGAAAGAAATTTCTTCAAAGACGAAGGTCTCGATGTCGTGTTCGTCATGTTCAACGCCGGCTCGACCAATTTGCAAGCTTTGATGGGCGGCGATGTCCAGATGATGGGTAGCGCCTTTGTTGAGACTCTTGGCGGGAGGGCGGCCGGCTTTGACATCAAGAATTTCTGGGGCATCTGCAACTCGATGCCTTTCGAACTTTATTCGCATGGAAATTTCCGCTCGTTGAAAGAATCGAAAGGCAAGCGCTTCGCCATCAGCCGCTTCGGCTCGCTCACGGATTTTCTCACGCGCGCGACGTTGCAACACCATGGCGTCGATCCGAAAGACGTGACCATCCTGCAGATTGGCAGCACCCCGGCCCGCTTCGCGGCTCTATCGGCCGGCGCCGTCGATGCCTCGGTGATGTGGTTTCCCGTCACCGAGATCGCCAAGAGCCAGGGCTTTCGAAAACTTTTCGATCTCAAGGATATTTTCCCCGAGTGGCCGTACGAGACCTTCGCAGCCCGCGAATCTTGGCTCGCCAAAGAGAAAAACGATGTGACGAAATTCTTGCGCGCCTATCAACGCGGCGTCAAGCATACTTGGGATAACAAGGACGACTCGGTGAAGATTATGCGCAAGTATGTCAAGATGGACCCTGGCTACGCGCCGGCTGGTTACGATCAGTACCGCAACACGTTTCCGCTAAACGGCGTCATCGCCGAGAAACCGATCGCGACGGTGATCGAGCAAGAGTTTGACAACGGCCGGCTAAAAAGAAAAATCACCACCGAGGAAATGATCGACCGCACGTTCATCCATTTGTTGGGCGGGAAGTGAGTTTTCGATTATGGAATCGCGCTAATAGTCACGATTCCACCGGCGGGAACGTCGATTCGTAGTGAATGGCGGTCGAGCAGGCTCATGCCGACTAGCGGTTCGGTATCCGCGGATTCCACTTCGACGGTCCGCAGCCGACCATCCCACATCAGAGTAGCGACGAAGGCATCGAACACGTCGATGCTGCCATCCTCTAACACGCCTGGCTGGCGACTTATCCATGAAAGTTCAAGCGCGGCGATACGCGCCGGCGGCAAGGTTAAAAATCCGGTGAAACCGGTATCGATGATCGCCTCAATATCCTGCTGCTTGCCGCCAGGCCCGCTAACCACCAGATGAATGGTCGCTTCACGCTTGATGTTGACGACGCCAGAGATCACTTTCAATCAGCCGCGGCTGGACGAACGCCGAAGCGATGGACACCGCGATGGCCGATGCGTACACACCAAATTTGCGCTTGCGGATGATGGGCCCGGAGTTTTTCTGAAGCGGTCAGCGTATCTTCACCGAGTTCGTACGCACCGCTGTCGATATCGATCGCAACGATCTCGCCGTGATTAGACTTTTCGATCTTTGGGCGGATTTGCTGCTCGTACATCGCGGTGCCGCGGCGAGCGAACTCGGCTTTGTCATAACGTGGTTGCAGTGCATTCATATATTCCCCGTTTACGACCGTTCCTTTGGCGAAATTCAGTTTAACGGAAACGGGCTGCATGTGAAACTAGGCATTATGCTGGCTATTTGATCAGCCCCGCCTTTTTGGCGATCTGCTCCACGGTTCGATGTTCCTCGCGGATTTCCGCGATCAACTTCTCCGGCGTTACGTAGTCGGCGACCATGCCGAGGTTGGCCAGCCGGCCCGCGGTGGTTGGATCTTTGATGACTTTCTCTAGTGCCGCGATCAACGCCTTCGACACTTCAGCCGGCACGCCCGCGGGGGCGAAGAATGCCGCCCAAACACCGAGCAAGTTTTGCTTGTATCCCAACTGTGCCAGCGTCGGTATCTGAGGAAACTCGGGCATATGACTCGATGCCACGATGCCCCTCATGGTTCCCGCTTTGAGATGCTCCGCGACCACGCCTTGAGCGGCGGCGGCGCCTTCGATGTGTCCGCCCAGCGCGGCGGTGACCGCCGGACCGGCGCCTTTGAATGGAATCATCGTCATATCGGCTGGGCTCAGCGAGTTGACGATCTCGACGGTGAAATGGCCCACCGAGCCGGGACCGACGGTGCCGATGCGAATGTTGCCTGGGTTTTTCTTGCCGTACTCCACCATCTCGGCGAAATTTTTGAACGGCACGTCTTTGTGCACTGCCAAGACGATGGGGGTGCGCACAGCCATGCCCAACGGCGTTAAATCTTTGAATGGATCGTAGGGCACGGTCTCGGGCGTGAGAATTCGATTGAACACCAACGACGCGTTATTGGTGATTAGAATTGTGTAACCATCTTTCGCCGACTTCACCGCGCTGTCAGTGCCGATGGTGCCGCCGGCGCCCGGACGATTGATCGCGACGACGGGAACTTTGAGCAGCTTAGACAGCCCTTCACCGATGGTGCGGCCGGCAACATCAGTGGCGTCGCCGGGGGCGAGGGGAATGATTAAATTGATCGGCTGCTTTGGATACGCTTGCGGCGAGGCTAGCGTTGGCAGCAACAAAACCAGCGCTAAGGTGAATAGAGCATGGATGCGATTTGACATAAGATATCTCCTCTTAAGCTTGGCCATAACGCCAATGAGCGGTCGCTGTCAATCGAGAATGGTTCGATTGACAGCAACAGGGGGCTTTGTTATCCGATCAAGTAGCGTTATCGATTTGGAGATTGAAGATTCAATGCCGATTAAACGTTGGTTCCTAGCGATGCTCTTTTTCGCATTACTGTTGCCACAGATTGCCGCGGCCCAGACTCGCACCAAAGTAGTGATCGGCTACGCGTCGATGAGTACGGTGGCGACGACTTTATGGGTGTCGCAGGAAAAAGGCTTCTTCGCGAAAAACGGTCTCGAGGTCCAGTCGATCTTCATTCCCGGCTCGCCGACGTTGATCGCCACATTGAATACCGGCGACGTGCAATTCGGCTACACCGGCGGCACCGCGACCTTGGGTGCCGCGGTGGGCGGTTTGGATTTAAAGATTATCGCGGCGTTTGCCAACATTGCCCAGAGCGATCTGGTGGTACGGCCGGAGATCAAAACCGCCAACGATCTAAAAGGCAAGCGCATCGGCGTGACCAGCATCGGCGGCACCGGTTGGATGACGGCGATGCTGGGTTTGGAACAGATTGGTTTAAACGCGGAACGGGATCGTATTTCCGTAGCCGCTTTTGGCGACCAAAGAGTGATCACCCAAGCGCTCGAGTCTGGCACGATCCAGGGCGCCGCCATCGCCGGCGTATTTGGCCGGCGCTTGAAGCGCAACGGTTACAACTTTCTCGGCGATACGGAAAAGATTTCGCTGGTCGGCACGAGCATCGTCGCCAAGAGTGATTATCTGGCGAGCCACAATGCGCTCACGCGCAGCGTGTTGCGTGGTCTAGTCGAGGGGCATGGTTACATGCTCAATGCGGGGAACAAATCCTCGGTGATGGAAATCATCACCCGCCGTCTTGGCATCGCCGATCCAGTCTCGGCCAACGACGGTTATGAAGATTATGTGCGGCGTTCGGACAAAAAGGGTTTCGTGTTGCTCGAAGGACTGAAGAACATTCAGCGCTTCATGAAGCTGCGCAATCCGAAGATCGCCGAGATAAATCTGGAAAAACTGATCGACGAAACAATTTTGCAGGAATTGGAAAAGAGCGGCTTACTCGACCAGGCGCTGGGCGGCAAAAACGTCGCACGCTAACAATTGGGAGGAATGTACCATGGCAATTGACGGCATGAAGGTGATCGATCTCGATAGTCACTTGGTGGGCGACTTGGAGAGTTGGGATCAGACGGTGGAAGCCAAGTATAAAGAATTTTTACCGCGCAAACTGCCGACCAAAGATGACGAGCGGCGCAAAACCTTGATCGGCAATCAGATCATGGTCGGCTCGGAACTGGGCCGGCAAAAAGCCGAGAAAAAAGAGTGGGTGACTCCCGCCGATCTTACGCCTCAAGGGCGTGTGCGTAATATGGACTTGGACGGCATCGACGTCGCGGTGCTGTCGCCCAATTCGCCGGCCCTCGATATTCTCTGGTTCGTCGACGACGCCGAGCTCGGCGCCGCCTATGCGCGGGCGCAGAACAATTACATGAACTGGTACGCTTCTCAGCAACCGGGCCGGCTCATGTGGGCCGGCGTGATTCCGCTGCAAGACCCCAAGGAAGCGATCAAAGAATTGCATCGCTCGCGCGAACTCGGCAGCAAGGCGCTCAACGTCAAAGCGACGCCGATCCCCGGCAAGGAATGGTCCGATCCGTACTTCGATCCGATCTTCGACGAGCTAGAGAAAACCAAGACGCCGATCATCTTTCACGATACCAAGACCGGCTCCATGGGCCATGAACGTTTCGCCGATAATTTTTTCTTTTCCCACATGGTCGGGCGCACCATCGAGAGCATGGTTTGTCTGATGGTTTATCTGTGCGGCGGCGTCATGGAAAAGCATCCCGACTTGAAAATCATCTGCCTGGAAACCGGCGCGTCGCAAATGCCTTGGTGGATTTCCCGCATGGACGAGCACTTCGAGAAGCTGCCCCATCTGGTGCCGTGGCAGAAGCGCAAGCCGACGGATATTTTCAATGAGAGTGTGTTCGTCGGCTGCGAGCCTTTTGAAGACGCATTGTTCGAATGGGCGGTGGAATATTTAGGCGGCGACCGACTGGTACTGGCTACGGATTCGCCGCACTGGGATTCCGCCGTGCCGGGACAGGTGACCGGCCCGGTGGCCAACAGCACCAAGATTTCCCAAGAGAACAAACGCAAAGTGCTTGGTGAAAATGCCATCAAGTTGCTGGGACTGGGACTTTGACGGTTTGTCGTTTTACGGTGAATGAGGAGGCCGCATGAGTGGTTTGATCTTGGCAGTTGTTTTCGTTTTCGGTGTCATGACTGCTCAACAAAATGCTTTCGCCGCAGCTGCGGGAAAGAAACTCGTGATCGCCTATGCCGCCATGAACGCGCGGGTCTGTCCGCTCTGGGCGCCGCGTGAGCGCGGCTTCTTCACCAAGTATGGTTTTGACGCCGAGACCTTGTTTGTGCGCGGCGCGCCGACCTTGGTATCCGCCATGGCCTCCAATGAAATCGAGATAGGTTACACCGGCGGTACGGCGGTGATCGGCGCGGTGGCATCGGGCGCCGATCTCAAAGTTCTATCCGCCCTGACCAATCGCGTTACCTATGACTTGGTAGTTAGACCGGGAATCAAATCACCTGAAGATTTGCGCGGAAAAATATTTGGCGTGCAGTCGATCGGTGGCACTGTGTGGATGGGTGCGATCTTGGCCCTCGAACATCTCGGTCTCGATCCCGAGCGCGATAAGATCCGCATCATCGCCGCAGGCGACCAAACCGTGCTCGCCCAGGCATTGGCCAGCGGCACAATCGATGCGACGGTTCTCGACGGCGTGCAGAGCCGTCCATTGCATGCAAAAGGATTTCCGATTCTCGCCGAGCTCGACAAGACGAGGTTGCCAATTTTGAGCTCGTCGATCGTCGCACGCGAACCCTATATTCAAAAGAATCCACAGGTAGTCGAGAACGTGATGCGGGCAGTGATCGAAGGCGCGGCGTTCTGTCTGTCACCGTCTCAAAAGCCAACCACACTGAAGATCCTGCAAAAATATTTGCGCATCACGGAGAAAGACGCGGAAGAGGGTTACCGAGACATGGTCACCGGCCTCGACCGCAAGCCGTACGCCGCGCCTGCGGGAGTCACCAACGTCGTGCGCCTGATGAAACGGACCAATCCAAAAGTTGAAAACGTCAAACCCGAAACACTAATCGACGACCGCATACTCAAGAAGCTCGATCAGAGCGGATTTATCGACGAGATACTGACGAAGTATGGCGTGAAATGAATCGTGTTCGTCGCTCGTGATCGTGTTCGTGAAAGAATACTGCCGACAACGGCGTGATGGAGCTGCTAAGGAATATGACGATGTACATCGATGGCGATACGCACTACTGGCCACTGCGCTTTCTCGACAAGGTGAAACATTCGGGCAAGGGTTACCTCGAAGTCGTCGAAGACAAGGGCGATATGGTGCGCTACGGCGAAGTCGTGCCGGGAAAGGTCGCGACTTATTTCCGGGACGGGAAGAAGGTTCATTCGTTCAAGGAAGGACGTTGGAGCATCGCCCTGCGCGCCGAGTTCATG is a genomic window of Deltaproteobacteria bacterium containing:
- a CDS encoding xanthine dehydrogenase family protein molybdopterin-binding subunit, translated to MTVGVSVPRIDGVDKVTGAAKFTGDLTFPHLLEAKVLRSPLPHAEIISIDASKAEALPGVIAVLTRDDLHDIDPYYGNCLRDRAVVATDRVRFVGEPVTVVAAEDALIAEAALALIEVQYKELPCIADIDAALAEGAPLVHEHQAGSGEFHDVAGVGEQFGGNICHRERFTKGDPDKAFADADEIVDETFEFPMVYQYAMEPHSAVARVTRDGITLWSSSAHPFLVRSELAHMFGYPHAKVAVIVPYVGGAYGSKSYFKIEPLAVAIARKCGGRPVRVVQSVAESMLTTRRHSARVRMKTGIKRDGTLVAREAQVLMDTGAYTDNGPRVAKRAISRMIGPYKLAHCKVDVLALYTNTVPAGSMRSIAGPQCIWALESHMDSIAARVGVDPMEYRLRYLLDRGAVLKPGATTIDADLRAGTKAAMASLNWQNGAAGVAVGVSDSEAMPVSVALIRLLADGSVILLAGTTEVGQGARTILSQIVAQELSMPMSKITMRGTDTLNTPFDRSTGASRSTTVMGSAVKAAAEDLRKQLIAAAAEAFKTPANTITIANGHAGSGDQSLTYGQVVSKFFGMPGGELIGRGYMRPDGALGKTFPLFWETGMGAAEISVDAETGKIEIERYVTVADVGKAIHPQQAEGQDEGAAMQGLGHSLFESLEFDNGQPLNANLVDYRLPRFTDLPRHFESALIENHDGPGPYGAKGMGESGIVSIAPAIGNALYRATGARVRDLPLTPERVWRALKKKTSEI
- a CDS encoding ABC transporter substrate-binding protein, producing MKSKLLAVAVALLGLSSLAQPSQAKIVVGLSSVNIAFLPIYVSQERNFFKDEGLDVVFVMFNAGSTNLQALMGGDVQMMGSAFVETLGGRAAGFDIKNFWGICNSMPFELYSHGNFRSLKESKGKRFAISRFGSLTDFLTRATLQHHGVDPKDVTILQIGSTPARFAALSAGAVDASVMWFPVTEIAKSQGFRKLFDLKDIFPEWPYETFAARESWLAKEKNDVTKFLRAYQRGVKHTWDNKDDSVKIMRKYVKMDPGYAPAGYDQYRNTFPLNGVIAEKPIATVIEQEFDNGRLKRKITTEEMIDRTFIHLLGGK
- a CDS encoding clan AA aspartic protease codes for the protein MISGVVNIKREATIHLVVSGPGGKQQDIEAIIDTGFTGFLTLPPARIAALELSWISRQPGVLEDGSIDVFDAFVATLMWDGRLRTVEVESADTEPLVGMSLLDRHSLRIDVPAGGIVTISAIP
- a CDS encoding tripartite tricarboxylate transporter substrate binding protein, with the protein product MAKLKRRYLMSNRIHALFTLALVLLLPTLASPQAYPKQPINLIIPLAPGDATDVAGRTIGEGLSKLLKVPVVAINRPGAGGTIGTDSAVKSAKDGYTILITNNASLVFNRILTPETVPYDPFKDLTPLGMAVRTPIVLAVHKDVPFKNFAEMVEYGKKNPGNIRIGTVGPGSVGHFTVEIVNSLSPADMTMIPFKGAGPAVTAALGGHIEGAAAAQGVVAEHLKAGTMRGIVASSHMPEFPQIPTLAQLGYKQNLLGVWAAFFAPAGVPAEVSKALIAALEKVIKDPTTAGRLANLGMVADYVTPEKLIAEIREEHRTVEQIAKKAGLIK
- a CDS encoding ABC transporter substrate-binding protein, with the translated sequence MVPPAPGRLIATTGTLSSLDSPSPMVRPATSVASPGARGMIKLIGCFGYACGEASVGSNKTSAKVNRAWMRFDIRYLLLSLAITPMSGRCQSRMVRLTATGGFVIRSSSVIDLEIEDSMPIKRWFLAMLFFALLLPQIAAAQTRTKVVIGYASMSTVATTLWVSQEKGFFAKNGLEVQSIFIPGSPTLIATLNTGDVQFGYTGGTATLGAAVGGLDLKIIAAFANIAQSDLVVRPEIKTANDLKGKRIGVTSIGGTGWMTAMLGLEQIGLNAERDRISVAAFGDQRVITQALESGTIQGAAIAGVFGRRLKRNGYNFLGDTEKISLVGTSIVAKSDYLASHNALTRSVLRGLVEGHGYMLNAGNKSSVMEIITRRLGIADPVSANDGYEDYVRRSDKKGFVLLEGLKNIQRFMKLRNPKIAEINLEKLIDETILQELEKSGLLDQALGGKNVAR
- a CDS encoding amidohydrolase; this translates as MAIDGMKVIDLDSHLVGDLESWDQTVEAKYKEFLPRKLPTKDDERRKTLIGNQIMVGSELGRQKAEKKEWVTPADLTPQGRVRNMDLDGIDVAVLSPNSPALDILWFVDDAELGAAYARAQNNYMNWYASQQPGRLMWAGVIPLQDPKEAIKELHRSRELGSKALNVKATPIPGKEWSDPYFDPIFDELEKTKTPIIFHDTKTGSMGHERFADNFFFSHMVGRTIESMVCLMVYLCGGVMEKHPDLKIICLETGASQMPWWISRMDEHFEKLPHLVPWQKRKPTDIFNESVFVGCEPFEDALFEWAVEYLGGDRLVLATDSPHWDSAVPGQVTGPVANSTKISQENKRKVLGENAIKLLGLGL
- a CDS encoding ABC transporter substrate-binding protein; amino-acid sequence: MSGLILAVVFVFGVMTAQQNAFAAAAGKKLVIAYAAMNARVCPLWAPRERGFFTKYGFDAETLFVRGAPTLVSAMASNEIEIGYTGGTAVIGAVASGADLKVLSALTNRVTYDLVVRPGIKSPEDLRGKIFGVQSIGGTVWMGAILALEHLGLDPERDKIRIIAAGDQTVLAQALASGTIDATVLDGVQSRPLHAKGFPILAELDKTRLPILSSSIVAREPYIQKNPQVVENVMRAVIEGAAFCLSPSQKPTTLKILQKYLRITEKDAEEGYRDMVTGLDRKPYAAPAGVTNVVRLMKRTNPKVENVKPETLIDDRILKKLDQSGFIDEILTKYGVK